ACGTGTAAGATTTATAATCGATAGAGTTGGAGCTGCCAAAATGAAAAGAAGCTATATTAGAGAACTCAGATCTGCTGGAATCGATGTAGTTTTATACTCGTATTTTTTATCCCCTTTATTGAAACTTATAAATACTCAAATAAATTACAGAAATCATAGAAAAATTGCTATTATTGACGGTAAAGTAGGTTTTTTGGGCGGTATCAACATAGGTGATGAATATCTTGGCAACAGTAAACTAGGATATTGGAGAGATACTCACATAATGGTGAAAGGTGATTTTGTCTTGGGACTTCAGGCAGTATTTTTAGATGACTTTATGACAATCCAACAAGCTAATAATTACTATAGTTTCTACGATCAAGAATTTGATCAATACTTTCCTACAACTAAGGTAGAATCACCTTTGGCCATGCAACTTGTAAAAAGTGGTCCAGATTCAGAATTTCCAGCAATAATGCAAGGAATGCTAAAGATGATTACCATGGCTACAGATAGGATTTATATAACCACACCATATTTTGTTCCTACCGAAAGTATAATGGATGCTCTTAGAATATCTGCATTAGGCGGAGTAAACATTAAGATAATATTTCCTGAAAGAGCTGACCATATAATGGTAAATAAAGCTTCTAGAACTTATCTCGGAGAACTTATGCGTTGTGGTGTAAGAGTGTATTTTTATGATAAACATTCTTTTGTTCATGCAAAAACTATTACAATAGACGGAAAAATTTCTTCAGTTGGTACAGCTAACATGGATATAAGAAGTTTTGACTTAAACTATGAAATTAATACTGTAATCTATAACGAAGACATATCACAGCAACTAGACCAGTTATTCTTAGAAGATTTAAAAAACTGTAGAGAATTTTCCTTAGAAGAATATGAAAATGCAGATAAGTTAACTAAAGTGATTGAGGGTGTAGCAAGAATATTCTCATCACTTCTGTAAATGTAAAAAAGTTGCTGAAGCAACCTTATTCAGTAAGTTTTTTTAACGCATCTACCTTTACGAATGTATATGAGGAAAACTTGGCAGACGAATAAGTTTTTTTTACTGCATAGTCATAAAAAGATTCTAAAAGCATTTAAATATCTAGGTTTAACTAACCTGAAAACTTTGTAACTTCCTATGCAGTAAAAATAGTGGTCTAAACCACTATCTTAGATTTATATCTAATTTTATTAACTAGCGTAATTACCATACCTCCGAATATAGCGCCACTTGTATCTATTAATACATCTCTAAACTTGCCAGTTCTTCCTGGCACAAAAAGTTGATGAATCTCATCTGTACAAGCGTATCCAAAAGTTAAGAGTATACCAAATACTATAGCAGTTTTTTTATTTAGGTAATTCTTAAAAACATTATACGCAAGAAGGAATAGTATAAGGTATTCTGTGAAATGTGCAGTTTTTCTTACAATAAAAGTAGCAAGATCTCCTAACATCCCATTTAAGTCTATTCCTAATGCATTAAACACATATATGACTAACGCACTTTGTTTGTCTGATTCAGTTCCATTCTTAGATGAGTAGACAAATATTATAATCATCCAAAACAATAAAGCAGCCCAACTTATTTTT
This genomic stretch from Clostridium fungisolvens harbors:
- the cls gene encoding cardiolipin synthase, whose protein sequence is MMRLPSYMMYLIFVINFILSITIVVLERKQPEKTLAWLLVLALVPPVGLFLYIFLGRNWKIHKLNDERFSSQVQDLISPVLKEIKDKTYISLIELLANNSDSPVFLNNDITVFKDGIEKFQRLKEELLKAKHHIHLEYYIVKSDIIGNEIKEILIKKSLEGVRVRFIIDRVGAAKMKRSYIRELRSAGIDVVLYSYFLSPLLKLINTQINYRNHRKIAIIDGKVGFLGGINIGDEYLGNSKLGYWRDTHIMVKGDFVLGLQAVFLDDFMTIQQANNYYSFYDQEFDQYFPTTKVESPLAMQLVKSGPDSEFPAIMQGMLKMITMATDRIYITTPYFVPTESIMDALRISALGGVNIKIIFPERADHIMVNKASRTYLGELMRCGVRVYFYDKHSFVHAKTITIDGKISSVGTANMDIRSFDLNYEINTVIYNEDISQQLDQLFLEDLKNCREFSLEEYENADKLTKVIEGVARIFSSLL
- a CDS encoding VanZ family protein, which produces MDKKNLKLKISWAALLFWMIIIFVYSSKNGTESDKQSALVIYVFNALGIDLNGMLGDLATFIVRKTAHFTEYLILFLLAYNVFKNYLNKKTAIVFGILLTFGYACTDEIHQLFVPGRTGKFRDVLIDTSGAIFGGMVITLVNKIRYKSKIVV